catGTGTTGATATAATAGGATTGAACTTGATCTTTAGGCCATACACATCAGGAAACTGTTGAAGGACATATACACACAACCTCTGCTCAGGCAGGGTCTACCTCTAGTATATATTGATTCATGCAGCCGCCAAAGGGGCTGGAGCAAATAGGAGGGGTGAAAGAGCCTGTTACACAGACAGCCCAGCCCTTTTCTCCTGGAGCTCTCTGGGTGGCCAGACCTGCCTGCATGCATTTGCTTGGGAAATCTCAGCTCTGAAAGGCTGGGCAGTGCCAGGAGAATGGTGATCCCAGAACCACCCAGCTTAGGCTGGCCCTTCTCTGAGCTTTAGTGATCAATAAGGCTTCATACAAACAAGTGCACCTGAGTAGAGAAGCAAATATGCCCAGTACCTTTTATTTCTTACTTAAGTATACACTGTGGGGCTCCCAAGAAGCATTTAAAGTGATTTTGTTAAACGAATacttaataagaaaatataagttAGATGAAGGGGAAAAGAGCGGGAGGAAGACGAAGGACAAGAATAAGGCTGGTGTAACACTGCTTCTTGGTTCCCCTCACTTAGAATAAATAGCTCCTACCAGGGCACACAGCTGGGGTATTCCTGGGCCATCTCTGAGGGGAGCCTCAGGAGCCCTCAGAACTTGGCACGGAGGCAGCAGGGTGGACTCCCAACATAGAAGGGTGCTCAAGATATCCAAGAGGCAGACAGATCCCCATGGGAATTTTCCTAGGACACCCCACAGGTGTCCTGTTCCAGGAGAACACGTCTGGTTTCTTCTTCACGACTTCTGAGTTCTGACTCTGAGTTCCATGGTCCTGAACCACGCAACTCAGTTGAAGACTCAAGCTAACAAGTTCCTGAGGGACCATCTCCCAGTTAAGGTCCACTACGAGTCAGACTATATGCAGAGAGCATGAACCAAGGCTAGAACTATGGCCAATGAATTCCGCAAACTCTCGCTTTAAAACTTGTCCAGTTTGATGTGCAGGATCTGAGCCACAACCTTTAGGTGCGCGCTTGCAGCGTAACCTCGCGTCAGCCAGAAGTTGAGGTCCAGGCGAGCCGGGAAGGAGCAGCAGAAACAGCGGTGACTAAATGATCACACTCCTTCCgctatgggagctctctctctcctgaggaacagaacacacacacacacacacacaaaccccatCAGCCGGAATCCGGTATCAACGCGAATGATACCCAGGTCCCGAGCAAGTGGCGGCTGCTGGGAGGGGAGATCCGAACCTAAGGCAGATTTCCTGACTCTTCACAGAGCCAGCCTCTTCCTCAAGGCTTCTGCTTCCCTTCTCTCCCACCTCTCGCTAGTCTCCTTCAAACGCCTTTAAGTTCTGAAAATTTCCTAGTCTTATtgactctgcctctggctctgtttttttcttaacatcTGTTAAGTTTCCCGTGCACTAAACAAGAGCCCCATGCTCGTTTGTCCATCTTTCTGCCAGCTGTTCACGAAGACAGCACCTGCTCTCCTGATCTAGTTCTTCCCAGCCCTTTTCTAGAGATTAACTTCACACCTTAGTATTTCTCCGAACTCAGTCTTCAAAGATCACTGATTCTTCCTGACCTAACTCAGTAGCCTTTCTCCAGAAGTTACTCCACGTGGTGTTCCAACTTGTCCCACCCGTTCAAGGGTCAGGACTGTGGTTCACATTTCTCAATTTCCCTGACCATGTGTTGAAGGGGACTGTTCCGGCATGGGATATCTAGAATGGTTCTGAAGATGAGCTTCCTCATCTTACTCGGAATAGGAAGATAAGGTATCTTCCCGTCTCCTTAACATACTGTGTGGAGTCCATCGTCTGTGTCTAAGTATTCACACTGTTGCTTGAAAATCTCTGTTGCCAGTTTATCAGAAAAGTAGGTATTGGGGACGTGGTTTCCGAATGTCCTCTGACACAAAGAGGCGTGTCCAGAGCTCACTGAAGTAACACTGAATGAGCTGTGGACATTTgtccaaagatttttaaaaataaaaaaaaaaaaaacttgttaaatCAAAAAGTCatgggggaaaaatgaaaaagccAGAATTCGCTACCAGAAATCTGAGTTAACTTGGAGAGAAAGGAACACAGTAGTTCACAGGCCAAGTCTGGGACAAGCCAGAACCGTCTTGGCAAGCCCAGCCTGTTAGGGAAAGATTGGAAAGAAAGATACTGGATTTGCGGGAGGCCAGGAGCACAGGGGCCACTCCTGGGGCTACAGCTGGAAGCTCTGCCTCTTCTGTTTCTGTGGTTGTACTTCCAGTGGAGTGAGAAGACCACCACTATGAAGTAAGTGCAAGGCTCTCAGCTGGAATCCTAGCTGTgtagcccggggcgggggggtgtTCCCTCAGTATAACTCCGCATAACTTCCATTTTCTCCTGGGCACTGTACAGAGAAGGTCCTTACCTACTAGTTCAGGTGCCCATGAGGTCAGCCTTTGTTACTATCTATGGGTTATAAGGGAGAAGTTTCCATGTAAACCAAAACACTTTTGCTTAATTCATATTCCTTTGAATACctagaaaatctttttaaatagaaattctaggggaaaataaaaaagtaaagtgtGCTACAGCTCTGATGTGGAAGGCCCGATATAGGATCTTAGGAACACAGAAACTTAAAAGATctgtgatggaagatctccatctagTGGCCAACTTGTGCCATAATGCTTGAACTTGGCCATAAGCAGCACTGACCTGACACTGGAAAGCTAACTAGTGTGGACTCACCCAGCTTCAccgaggagaggtggggaggggaggactgTGACGCTGGAGACATTTTGTCCTGTGAAAGGCATTCAAACTTCCAgctacaaacaaaacaaaaaacactgcatCCCTCAAACTAACTAATCTGCAGAATCAGGCTTTGAGCCTGGGCTTCTGGTCAGCATTGGCACAGAGGTGGAAAGTCGAACTCACTTGAGGGAAAGTGATACCTCTTTGGGAGATAAGGGGCCCAAAACAATGGAGGCTTTTCAAGTGATTGGGGACAAATCTTTGCATCTCAGGAGTGAGTTTATAACTGAAAATACTGTTTGTGTGTGGTAGAATTGCTATTGTGTAAATCTTGatgataaaaaaaatagtttcagaaaatgaggaagaaataaGTGATCAGAAAGCATCACTGATCCAAGGATattctattctctttttttaaagacttatttatttgaaaggcagagttttgtaGGGCTGGAGggggatacacacatacacacagaaagggatcttctatttgctggttcactccctaaatggccacattggcaaaggctgggccaggctgaagccaggagtcaggaacttcatcggATCTCTCATCAGGGACTTTGGCCACCTTCTGTagctttcccagatgtgttaacagggagttggattggaaatggagcagcttggacaggaaccagtgcccacgtaagcggtggcttaactcactacaccataaCGCCAGCCACCCTCAACGCTTTTCTCCAAGGAGGCAGCATGAGTTAGGGAAAAAGGCACACACTTGAGAGTCAGAGGTGATTCTCAaactgtgctccctccctattggctgtgtggccttgggcataTAACTCAACCTCTCGGAGCCTCATGGTTGTTGTGAGGCTTAAATGAAACAGGACTTGGAGAGGGCTTACTCCAGTGTCTGGAACATAACCGGTGCTCCTTTTGCACTTCTGTCTCTTACCGGAAGCCATATacttaagtaaaataaagaaaaaaattcaacttaGAAGAAAATAGGGTTTAGACTTTAGGCCGAAAACTGaccttaaacttttattttgttgttgttcaaatGAAGAGATGCGGTTTAGTCTCTGTATGAGTAAAGTAACTGCAGTTGCCCCAGCTCTGACTGGTTGTGCGTTTCCTTCTTACTGGTATTACAGAACGCCGTATACACTGCACAGGGCTGTGACCATTACGTGACATGCTGCAGAAGGGGCAACGGCTCAGGGCCACCCAGCCGTGCACTATTGCTGATCTTTGTCTCAGCACAGGGAGGAACGTGAAGAATGTGAGCTAGGGCCCCCTGGTGGTCACTGCCTGCCTCACACGCGGCTTCCCCAACTTCTGCTCTGGGCAGGCTCTCTAAGGGGCCTGCTCTCTCCGCCCCGATCTGGGACTGGCTTCTGAAAATCGCAGTGGCTCGCCCACTTCCAAATGGAAGTTGTGGCGTTCAAGGCCCAGGAGAGCCAGCAATTCTTCTTCTTTTGGTATCCTCCCAGCCCGGGGACTTCCCTCACGGCCTGCTGACGGAAGAGCCTTTGACTCATTTCAGCAGAAGCCGAAGGATGCTGGTCAGAGGAAAGATTTGATGCGGAGCCTCCGAGGTGGCTCTGAGGCACTCAGCGACGTTTGGGGGCAGTGGTAGCAGGACCTTTGCCAAATGACATTAAAGGAACACTGGGATTTGGGTGTATTGCTTATAAAGCAATCTTTGAAATGTtacttctttaaaacaaaaaatggggctggcgtgatgcaggttaagccactgactgcacagccagcatcccatatgggccctggctcaggtcccagcagctcctcttccaatccagctccgtgctaatggcctgggcaagcagtggaaaaCCCTAACACCCCcaagggagacccagctgaagctcctggcttcagcctggccgggccctggccattgcagccatttgggtagtgaaccagcagacggaagacctcccttgctctgtaactctgcctttcagataaaataaataaatcttttttaaaaaggaagaagaaaggttcACACCCAGAGTCCCCAAAGGCTCCCTCTGGTGTCCCCTTGGCGGCCAAGCACCTGTTAGCCCCCTGCCCGTCACAGAATCCTGCAGGTCTCACGGGCTGGTTTGCATCACCTCCGTGATTCTTTGCAGGGCTAACTCCAAGGGCCCCATCCTCACACGCACGGGGGCTTTGCATGCTAACTCGTCCCATCAGGCCGGGCGCCTGTTCTGAGTATGGAAATGGGTAGCTAAGGCGAGCAAGGCTTGGCTGAAGGGCTGCCCTCCAGCCTCGGCTCCATGACTCCCTGGCGCCTGATTTCTCCTTTgcgagcacccagcccccagcagcagcctgCGCTCACTCGGCCCCTTTGCCCGGGACTAGTAGTGGCTCACCACGGGCAGGGAGCTTGTCTCAGACCGGGAGGGTCCACTCTGCCCACGCCCGCCCCTCGGCGGGAAGCCCAGGCTCACCGAGCGCCTCTCCACACTCCCTTTTTTCCTGCCATTCTTGCCTGGAATGACATCCAGCGAGCGGTAGCTGGGCGGCTTCTCCTCGGGCCAGGGCGGGGAGTGCGAGCGGCGGCGGCGATGGCGGCTGCGGGCGCCCCAGCTCGGGGGTTCCTGCTCGTCCTCGGAGCTCCAGGAGCTGAGGCCTGAGGGCGGCGGAGGGGAGTAGCTGCGCGGCCTGCGTCTCCTGCTCTCCCGCGGGCTGGGCCTGCGGGGCCTCGCCTGGTCCTGGCGGCTGCGGAGAGGGGGCCGGCTGCGTCGCCGGCGGGTCTCCCTGGACGACGGGCCGTCGCTGAGGCTGTCCCTGTCGGACCAGGGCATCGGGGATCTGTTTGGCCTGGGGTCGGGGTGCCTTCCGCTCCACGGATAGTCCAGCTCCCTTCTCTCCAGCGCCCAGGGCTTTGGACCCCAGTCCTGGAGCTCCTGGTGGAAATCGGAGTAGCGGTGCTGCCGCCTCACTTCCCTCGGATCCCAGGGTCTGGAGGGTACGGGGGTGAGCCACCGCAGGTGTGAGGAGTCGCTGGTCCCCCGTGAGGAAGGCACGTCTCTGATCAGCGGGGGCAGCTGGATGACTCTGCGTTCCACCACCTCAGAGCCCAGGGAGGACAGCAGGCTGCGCGGTGGCCCCGGTCTGGCTTTGATGTCTGgcggcagaggctgggctgggtggaAGTTCCGCAGCTCCTTCTCCAAGTACTCCAGGACGCCGTTGGTGACCGAAGGGTAGGCCGCGGTCTGGGTCATTGGCATCTGTGGGAGGCTGGACCGGAAGGACAAATCTGAACGGAAACAAGGACAGAACATGCAGAGCTACTGGCCCCAGACATGGTCCTTGGAATCAGGACATCAAAACGCCACAGTTCTCGGCCTCACTCCACTCGCCCCCATCTGCCATCGGGAGGACCCCGCCACATGGGTCACGGAGGCCCTGACACAGCCCAtgctcctgccctctgccctccctcaCCCGAATCTCTGGTAAGGTTTTACCTCGCTGCAGCAGCGGGTGCATTGGATAGGATGAAACCTGGGAGCTCCTGTCCGCCCCCCAGTACAGGGGTTTTTCCGTCATCTGAGGACCTAGGGCCTGAGCCTGCTTCATGTAGCGGTGAcgggccagggctgcagggaagAAGGAGAAATGCAGACCCTCAGCCAGGGTGtgtcccccacctcccacctcgcTTCTCTCCACCCAGCTGTCTTGCAAGAGGCTAGCTTTTCCCCTCCAGGTCCAATCTCATGTATCTTGCATGGAAATAAGAGTTAAGGGCATCAGGGATCAACTGGTGCTCTAGCGAGGCTCTGGCAATGAAGTGCCTATATGTAAGGCACTTCCAGCCCTAGGAAAGTATACTCCTAAGGCAGGACTTCTGGGCCTCAAAAACATTTCACCATCCTGCATACTCTCAGGGTTACCAAAAACACGCAGGTAGATGCATGGAGACCAGCGGACAATGACATCTCGGGCCCCAGGCCAACAGAAGCAGAAGCCACAGGCTGGAAATAGAAGGTGCAGGTGCAAAGGGCTTAGAGGAGGTtgtgaggcaggggctggggctctcAAAGCCAGGCAAGCTAAGGGCCGGCTGCTCAGaaagggggaagaggagagggcgTGATGCTGAAGTCAACAGGCAGAACTACTCTACCAAGAGTGTTTCGAGCTGGTAAGCCAGCCCTGGCGGCAGAACACCCGCGGGAGGAAGGCGAGGGTGCACAGAAAGCTGAAGTGCATTCCAGAGGATTCTTTCTGTGCTTCTCATCCTACTCAGTGTTGGGGTTTTCCCTAGGTAGGGGAATCTCTAAAGGGAGTGgggacagggaaagagaaagggaaataccATTCCTTTTCATGGCCAATAAAATAGTACATAAGAGTAGTACAAGAGCCCGTAGACATGTCACTCCTGTCCCCTAGGTGCAGCTGCTCTGAGGTATACAACCCACAGGGagtgcaaattaaaaacaaaagtgtttatttgtttttgttcatgAATTTCTATTTTGAGGTAACTGTGGCCAAGCACCACCTGACTCCCAAGGTTTCTGCCTATCCATGCATGTAGGAAATGCACTTGCATGGTTAAGCACAGGAAGTACCTGCCTTGCGCTATGAATGacaggcccccagccctgcactccCACCACCTCCTCTGTACCCCAGGCCCTAAGACAGCAGGGCTCTGGCACAGTAGGAAGGGACACAAATCAGGCATTCTGGATCCAGCTAGGCAGGGTAGGGGGTTGGCCAAGGCCAGCCGCAGCATAGGGGCCACCTGTGCAGCCAACTCCCAGCACAACTGAAGTGTCTGGAGCTCTAGCTCCAAGGGTGAGTCACAGCCCAGCCTGGAGGAAATGAGAGGCAGGTCTGCAGCAGCTCCCCCAGCTGCCACACCTTTGTGCCAACTGACAGCCACTAGCTGCCTGGAAGACAAGTTAGTGGGCTTAGCGGGGCTCCCTCTGCTGGCCACCATCAACATATACACTAATTAGCTTACCCAACTGCTAGCTTGCCAGAAGCTAACCAGTCCTCTGAGGAATTTCTTCTTGGGAGGCTCATGCGAGGCAGTGGGGTTCAGAGACCTTTGCAGTGTGAGGTGCCACAGTCAGAGACTGGCAGAACCAGGGCATAACCAGGTTCTGACACCAGAGCCTATTCTGTTTCTGCCACAACCCCAAGGCCCTTAGACGCCTTCCTTTCATGATGAAGCCATCAAATCTTCCCCAGGGCACAGCTTCAGTTTCCTTCTCTGCAACTTAGACCTACAGTTCAAGACCCCGCCAGGCTAATCTCTGCCTCTGAGGCCTGGGGACCCCGATTCCCCCGGGTAGAACCCCATCCCTTATAACTGAACCCTCGCTTCTTCAGAGGGTACCATTCCCCCATTGGGCTTATTCCTATGTCCTTGTAGTTCTTAGGGAGGCTTTATGGAGGCTTCATCACATGGGTATACCTTCTCAAAGAGACCTgtttgcccccacccccagagtttCTGACATGTGGTCTAGggtggggcccaagaatttgtatTTCTGAAAAGTTCTCAAGTGATGTGCTGCTGCCGGGCTGAGGGCCACTCTTGGAGAACCCATGAGTCAGAGGGGAGAAAGAGGGCACAGAAGATCTTGCTCTTGATGTGATCTTTCTTTGGACTGAAAGAACTGTAACATACCCTAAAATAATTTGGCTACAGAATACACGGTAAAACTAAAAGGGCAAGTCGGGCTTCCTCCTTATTTGCAAAGGCTTTTTTTTCATCAATAGGAACCCCTGCACAGATGGCTCACCGCCGCCTCTTCCAGATGCTCCACTAGCCTCCCTGTCACCCTTCTGAACTTTTCTACCTGCTCCAGAGTGGACCCAAGTGCTCCCTTGCTGGCCTTCAACCCAGCTCTTTTCCAGGGCCTTCCCTTCTGCGTGAACTGATGGGACAAAGCGGAGGACGTGGCTCCTGAGCTCTTTCCCACCTGCCCTGGACACAGTCCCACAGGACATCTTAACTATCAAGGTGATGGTTGCTTACCTAGGGGTCAGACAGACAATAGAACAGCAAACACAGAGAAAGCAGTGAAACTTCAAGATTCCTAGTACattctctctgagcctccatgGAGCAAAGATGGCCTTAGTCACAGGTCAGGAGCTTGTTAAAAAGACAGATCCCTGGATCTCATTCCCACAGACTCTCCTCCAGCTGTTCTAATGCAAGGCAAGAGAAGTTGCTTCAGTAGCCTCCTTGATTCTAACGACATCAACTCGGAGTTGATTGCTGAGCCTTTTCAACAATATTGGAGAACTCTGGTTCTCA
Above is a genomic segment from Lepus europaeus isolate LE1 chromosome 2, mLepTim1.pri, whole genome shotgun sequence containing:
- the ILDR1 gene encoding immunoglobulin-like domain-containing receptor 1 produces the protein MSPALAAGCLSLLVTVQHTERYVTLFASIVLKCDYTTSAQLQDVVVTWRFKSFCKDPIFDYYSASYQAALSLGQDPSNDCNDSQREVRIVAQRRGQNEPVLGVDYRQRKITIQNRADLVINEVMWWDHGVYYCTIEAPGDTSGDPDKEVKLIVLHWLTVIFIILGALLLLTLIGVCWCQCCPQYCCCYIRCPCCPTRCCCPEEALARHRYMKQAQALGPQMTEKPLYWGADRSSQVSSYPMHPLLQRDLSFRSSLPQMPMTQTAAYPSVTNGVLEYLEKELRNFHPAQPLPPDIKARPGPPRSLLSSLGSEVVERRVIQLPPLIRDVPSSRGTSDSSHLRWLTPVPSRPWDPREVRRQHRYSDFHQELQDWGPKPWALERRELDYPWSGRHPDPRPNRSPMPWSDRDSLSDGPSSRETRRRRSRPPLRSRQDQARPRRPSPRESRRRRPRSYSPPPPSGLSSWSSEDEQEPPSWGARSRHRRRRSHSPPWPEEKPPSYRSLDVIPGKNGRKKGSVERRSERESSHSGRSVII